The following DNA comes from Synechococcus sp. CC9616.
AGCAGCGACTATCCCCTGATTGACGCCAATAGTGGAGGCACAATCCTTGGCCTCATAAGATCAATCAATAGAGTGGTTCGTATTTCAGATAAGGATACAGTTGTGATTCCCGGGCATGGAGATCTGGCAGGGCGCAAGCAGCTTTTTCAGTATCAAAAAATGTTGAAAAACATCAGCGAGGATGTTCGAGAATATAAAGATAAGGGTCTTGATGTTGAGGCAGTCAAGGATCTTGATTTAACCAAAAAATATGATAAAAAGTGGGGGTCAAGGTGATTTGATCTCGGGTCGGCAATTTGTTGGGTTTGTCTACAATACATTGCCTGAGAAAAAAGCATCGTCATCGGAAAGGCTCGTTTCTTACAATAGCTTCAACAAGCAAGATAATGAGAATGCTGCTGCTGAGTTCGTCAGTTTGTTTGCAAAGAATGCAGCTCTTGTGCCCGGCGACAAAGGTCAGGCCTTGCTGAGCCTGGATCTCAATCAAATCGTTGATAAGACTCTCGATTCTGTTGGAATTGATGGTCTTACGGGCATATCATTACGCGACCATTCCCCAGGCAAAGATTTGATTAACTCAGCAGATCTATGCTCGCAAGTGCAGCTTGATTTTGAGTTGAAAAAAGCTTCGGCCGAAGAGAGTAGTGATGTCCTGGAGGGTCGTCTTGAGGGTGTGAATGTTCGCAAGAAGGTGGTTGAGCTTGAGTTTGTTTTTGATGCAGCTGACCTCAGTGATGAGCGTTATCTTGGTTTGGCTCAGACTGAATCCATTGAGCTTGAGGCTGTTCGTATTGGTCAGACTTATGCCTGCTCTGAAGCGGTTGTTTGAGCCTGTGGGGTAGGACTCAACTTTAGTCGTATTTTAACTTTTAAGCCGTAGGTTATATTGAGTCTGATTCTGGAAAGTCTCGATCAAAAATTAATTTAATCCCCTTAATGAAAAGCTTAATGAAAAGACTTTCACCTGAGCGTTTACACGACGAACTTGCTGATGTTGATGACCTGCTGATCGTGCAGGATCTGGACGGCGTCTGCATGCAGCTGGTCAAGGATCCGCTGACTCGGCAGATGGATCCCCAGTACGTCGAAGCGGCAGCACGCCTGCGTGGCAGCTTCATGGTGCTCACCAATGGAGAGCATGAGCGGCGCCGAGGGGTGAATCGACTGGTGGAGAGAGCACTGGGAAGCAAGGATCGCCCTGGTCGAGATGGGTTGTACCTTCCGGGATTGGCAGCAGGTGGCGTGCAGTTTCAGGATCGATTCGGCGACATGAGTCATCCCGGCGTGAGTGTCGCTGAAATGGATTTTCTCGCAGCAGCTCCACAACGGATGGAGTCGCTTCTGCTCGAGCGCTTGCCTGCCCTGCTGCCTGAGGTCGATCCAACCCAATTGGCGCAACTCGCGCATCAGGCCGTGTTGGACACCGAGGTGTCCCCAACGGTGAATCTCAATGGTTTATTTGGGCTGATCCCCAATGATCTGGAACGGCAGAGACAACTTCAAGGTTTGCTGGAAGCGCTGATGGAGCAACTGCTTCAAGAAGCGACGCAGCAGGGTCTGGACGGCTCATTTTTCTTACACGCAGCCCCGAATCTCGGCTGGGATGCCACCGGTCGTGAACGGATGAAACCGTCTGTGGCAGGTGATGTTGGCACCACGGATATTCAGTTCATGCTCACCGGTTCTCTCAAGGAAGCTGGTTTGCTGGTGCTGATCAATCGCCACATCGCAACGCGCTGGGGCGAGGCACCTCTCGGCAAGGATTTCAACGTGCGAACGGCGCCACGCACCCATCAAGCTCTGATGGACCTGGCCAGAGCAAAGATTCCACAAGAAAAGATGCCACGGTTGGTGGGTGTGGGAGACACGGTGACCTCCACTCCTGCGCCCGACGGGCAGGGGTGGCTGCGTGGCGGCAGCGACCGTGGCTTCCTCACCCTGTTGAAGGATCTTGGCCAATGGTGTGGTCAGAGCAACCGCGTGATTCTTGTGGACAGCAGTCACGGAGAGGTGGATCGCCCCGGCTTGGCTGATGAAACGCTGGCCGGGATCAGTGACCCTGAGGATCCTTTGCATCTCGATGTGCTGATGCCGTCTGGGCCGGAGGGCTACATCCAATGGTTTATTCACCTATCAGAGCGTCGCTCGCAGCGGGCTGCTGATTGATCCATTCCGTTGACGGGGTGACCTTCAGTAGAAATGGCATCTGGGTGATCGATGGTTTGCCGCCGCTCACCCAAACAGCCTGCTCCTCACTCCAGAGACGGGTGCCTGGAATGATCAGGCGGGACTTGGAGGCATGGTCTGGCAGGTAGGCGGCCAGAAAACCTTTCTGTTTCACAAATTGCTCCAGATCCGGGAAGTAGACCCCATCGGCCGTTTCCACGAGTTCCAGCTTTCCATCGGGGCGGAGGCCGTAAATGATCCGCACGTCGGCGAGCTTCATTTCCCCATAAACGCCTTCGTAAGACTCCGGAGGTTCACGTGTGGTGTTTGTAAACGCATGAAGTCCACCAATGAACAGTTGCAGCTCCTGCTCGAGCTCTGAAGTCAGGGGTCCATAGCCAAACTCCAGCTCTCCGTCCTTGGTGATTCCCATCCAAGCCCGTTCGCGTGCGGCCGTGAGGTTTCCGGCCCGCCAGGTGCCATTGGCCAGCATCAAGTCGCCATGCAGAACCATTCCGAGTTCACCGTTGCCCTGTCCACGCGCAAAGGTGGGGCCTGAGGTGAACAGCAACGCCTGCACATCTTCGTTTGCTTCCATTTCACGGTTCCAGCCGCCGAAGAAGTCGATCGAGATCCAACGCGGATCAAGCACGGCGCTGTGATAGCCGATCTCGACCCGCGTTCCGTCTGTTCGCAGCAGTTCAAGGCTTTGATCCTGCTTAAACACCACCAGTTCGTCCCGCGTGGGTGGCGGCGGCGGTGGCGGTTCAGGTTCCGGCAACAGTTCACTGATCACAGGTGAAACGCCTTGATCCAGTCCTCCCTGTGGATGCAACAGGACGGCAGTCAGGATTCCGAGCAACCCTGAGGCCAAGCACAGCAACACCAGGGGTAAGGGACGCACGAAGGGTGTGGAGACAACGCTGGAAAACAGGACCAGTTTGAATCGTTAAGAGAATCGAAGCAACGTTGGGGATTGTCTTTTTCTGGAAGGCAATGGCTTGCCGTTGTCTGTTCATGACGCGACATTCAGGCACTTCACTTGGAGATCCCCTTGATGAATCAGGCTCACCACGACACTGGTAAAGAGGGTTCTGTCGTTCCTGTCTTCAGGCTGAAAATCTCAGAACGACATATCCTCAAAACATTGAAAGATGCATCGCCAATGCTTCTCTTCTGATCGTCCGGGATTCATTCTTCCGGCAATTTCCTGCTGGTTTGAGGTTGATCAGTGAAGGTCATTGGATCGAGCCATCTCGCCCGTTGCAAGGTTGATCTAAATGAATGTCAAATAGATCGACTCAATGGGTTGG
Coding sequences within:
- the stpA gene encoding glucosylglycerol 3-phosphatase, with the protein product MKRLSPERLHDELADVDDLLIVQDLDGVCMQLVKDPLTRQMDPQYVEAAARLRGSFMVLTNGEHERRRGVNRLVERALGSKDRPGRDGLYLPGLAAGGVQFQDRFGDMSHPGVSVAEMDFLAAAPQRMESLLLERLPALLPEVDPTQLAQLAHQAVLDTEVSPTVNLNGLFGLIPNDLERQRQLQGLLEALMEQLLQEATQQGLDGSFFLHAAPNLGWDATGRERMKPSVAGDVGTTDIQFMLTGSLKEAGLLVLINRHIATRWGEAPLGKDFNVRTAPRTHQALMDLARAKIPQEKMPRLVGVGDTVTSTPAPDGQGWLRGGSDRGFLTLLKDLGQWCGQSNRVILVDSSHGEVDRPGLADETLAGISDPEDPLHLDVLMPSGPEGYIQWFIHLSERRSQRAAD